From the Conger conger chromosome 13, fConCon1.1, whole genome shotgun sequence genome, the window gacacattacattacattacattacgtggtatttagcagatgctcttatccagagcgacgtacaacaaagtgcaaatcaatcacaagaacaagtgcaaaagtagacctgagaggacagtacagttccgagtccgagtgtaaacatacagaaattcagaacccttgaagagtacaatcaacattcaaactagcataccactgttggcagctagaatacaacaacagccaataaaaacaacaatacctatacaagtaacaatatctatacataagtgccattacggtctaaggccaatcacagtgattgtgagttggggagggaaaggtgtagcctgaagagatgggtcttcagtctgcgtttgaaggaggtcagagactctgccgttctgacattcaccgggaggtcattccaccaccgtgggaccaggacagacagcagtcatgagcgtgaagtgcaggtgtggcgagggggaggcgccagacggcacaaagtggcagaacggaggggtcttgttggtgtataggtcttgataagggattgaatatacacaggggctgatcctttaactgcctggtatgcgagcaccaaagttttaaatttgatgcgagccataacaagcagccagtggaggttgctgagcaggggggtgacatgtgaatgtctgggaacattgaataccagacgggctgcagcattctggatgagttgtaggggtctgatggcagatgctggaaggccagccagcagagaattgcaatagtccaggcgggacaggaccattgcttgaacaaggggctgagtggagtaggtggtgagaaagggtcagattctccggatgtggtacaggaagaacctgcatgcccgggtcactgtagcgatgttcttggagaaggatagcctgttgtccatcaccactccaaggtttcttgcactaggggatgaggtcactgtggtatcccctagtgagatggagaaatcagagaagggagaggttaaagcagggatgaaaatcacctccgtcttatctgggttgagctttagatgatggttgcccatccagctctggatgtctctcaggcaggcggagatacgggtagagacctgtgtgtctgatggggggaaggagagaaagagttgggtgtcatcggcataacaatgataggagatgccatgagcagagataacggggccaagggatctcgtgtagatggagaagaggaggggtccgaggactgagccctgggggactcttgtaacaagggggcgaggggttgacactcctccagcccaggacacctgggaggaccggccagagagataagattggatccactctaaggctgtgccacagatccctgtagatgccagggaggctaagaggatggagtggttgaccgtgtcgaacgccgcaaagaggtcaagaaggaaattcagaacacaaattcagaactccgcttctaacccccggaaactgttctccattttctcctctctcctcaactcaccgcctcctccacctcagtcctccttcactgctgatgactttgctgactttttcgatgaggtcacagtcatccgcagatcctttacaaccaccgccccccttgctgtgcccttccccccctctaggcccatcccttccttttccactttctccccccttacagactctgatgtttctcaactcctgctctcccaccgccctacaacctgtgcccttgaccctatcccctcttctcttctccagactatcacaccagacattctcccatgtcacctcccttgtcaactcctccctgtcttccagctgttttccagaatccttcaagagggcccacatcactccattgctaaaaaagcctaccctggatccctccatcatcctgaactaccgcccggtatctcttcttccttttctttctaaaaccatagaacgagctgcttctactcaactttcttctttcttttctaacaacaacctgctagacccccatcagtctggcttcagatcgggccactcgacagagaccgcgctcctctccgtcagtgagtcgctccatgccgcacgagcagcctccctctcctctgtcctcattcttctagatctctctgctgccttcgacactgtggatcactccgtcctcctgtccaccctgtcagcaatgggcatctgtggcacagccctggactggattgagtcctacctctttggtcgctccttccaggttgcctgggctggtacggtatcgacacttCGGCCTCTTGCCaaaggagttccccagggctcagtcctaggcccgcttcttttttctctttacactcgttcccttggccctgtgatcactgcacatgggctatcctaccactgctatgcggatgatacccaactcttcatctcgttcccaccatctgatacacaggtttctgcccgtatctctgcttgcctgagtgacatccagagctggatggataaccactatctaaagctcaacccaggcaagactgaaatgatattcattcctgctaatacctctccccacctggatctctccttttccctcagggataccacactcacgccatcacccagtgcaaggaacctcggcgtggtgatggacagcagactgtccctttccgagaacattgtggcggtgacccggtcatgcaggttcttcctatacaacatacggagaatctgcccctttctcaccccctactcgacccagctcctggtccaagcgatggttctgtcccacctggactactgcaattccctcttggctggcctcccagcgtccgccatcagacccctccaacttatccagattgcagcagctcgtctggtcttcaaccttcccaaatactcacatgtcacccccctgcttacttccctccactggctgcctgtcatggctcgcatcaaattcaaaacattggtgctagccttccaagcagttaaggggtcttccccagcttacctacaaaaaatcatcagaccctacacccctgccagacctcttcgttcagcctccacaggccgcttggcacctccccctctccgaacctccacctcacgctcacgactactgtctgttctggatccacggtggtggaatgaactccccgttgaggtcagaactgtccaatctctccccaccttcaaacgcaaactgaagacgcacttcttcaagcagcacctctccccatccctccctacctccctgtgatccttaattgttgtctttgtgatttactttgtgttttggtatttttagttggctcggtaagcagtatttggatagttaagtttggtcacttttgcttagGCCCtggcccttatctttgttgtacgggtagcaattgaaattgtacttccctctagggtctttcagtgaacgtatccctggttatgggtatgcactttgttgtacgtcgctctggataagagcgtctgccaaatgccaataatgtaatgtaatgtaatgtaaggtgacaaccagcatacacacagcctaTGTCCCGACAGTCAGATGCTGCCACAGCAGCTGGGTCTCCTAAAGCTTCTCAGGACTGGTGTTAAGTACTGGTATTGTTCTGATCTTGCCAAGGATTtgacttcacagacctctttgGAAGCACATCTGTAGCGTACCTGGGAGAAAATCTGGAGATAccaaagtaacattagttaaGATGAAACTAACCAAGCgacctgtactaattatactgtgtgcctaattatactgtaatgcctggcattacagtcattattgtacaaaataaagaaaaatgtactgtacattcataaaatttaaggtaacatgggtgtaaatattgtataatataattattgcggaaactgctctattatttaattacttagctgggcaactacataatatgggcacggtaacaacaacaacaacaataataatatattaatggtaAATAAAGGAATATATACCAAAataagatgtctgaatgacagtaagttaggcctatGACAATAAACAATTGGCATTGGCGCTACTTATTGCTTTTAGAATAGCAGTGAAATaagagtaacaataataataattttatgtcTAAGCCTTCATGACATAGTGAATCAAACGTAGATACAAATTGCCAATACTATTgatgacggtgatattttaaaccctaatgtgatagcatgttaatgtagctggctacgacgttgagaaacagacaggcagagacattatcccgtttacctgtaattttcccacataaaaaactAACAATTGggacattcaaaataataatacaatacactAATTAAACTACGGGCAATTTTCTTGAAAATATTGTGGGAATACCGCAACAACATCAATATCATTCAAGGATCCATTAGtagtaaaataattttttcgGTATACTTACCGAAACGTGCGTCGGCGCCCATGGAAATGATTCGCGCCAGGCGATTTCGtatagttaaggaatccgcactGAAAAGACGTCCTTCGTTTAgctcggaacagcgccgcgtGTGGCCAAGAATATATTGCATCCGTAGTGTTAAGAAGTAccgttgagaatgaatgggaaaagttaagggaagtTAAGTTTAACTATCCCGCGGCCGGCGCCGACGtggcggctcgcaatgagcatgcggtttaatgctctacaggctgcgccactgagACACCCTATTTCAacgttttaattcatttttcttatttttgtattcaaatgtaATACGAATCGGAAAATAAAAATGCGAATGGACGTTGAGCTAGGTTAAGCAATGTAGGCTAAATTACAGTCGTTATTAACTAGAGCTAGATAGATGGCTAACATAACTTACTTCAGTTTGattctcctgtctgtgtcaggggttgctagctagctaatacgGTGCCCAGTGTGTACGGTGCTTCAGTATGTGGCTAAAACATTTTGAAGCTTCGTACCAATGTCATATTATGACACTTTCCCATGTCATCCACCAAGCACAGAAATCAGAGCCAATCAAAGCTTAAAGACGCTAGTTTCCTGAAATGTGCAGTAGCTATCGTATTACATTCGCGGGTTGCACAGACCTCAGAACTTTCCTGAATTTGTCACATTGCGTAAATATAATCCCTATTGTTTGGACTGCAAATTCGATACACCATTGACCATTTAAGTAAAGTTCTTATATGTAGACGTCTGTAGGGAATGGCAGGTAAGAAACCTTTACGCAGCCAATTGTCACGTTTCGATCGTACAGAAAACTTGTTGCATAGAATCCAAGtggaaatccttttttttttttacagaaatggaTTATAACCAGTAGATACGCGAATAATTATCATGACGCCTCGGGCCTCATTCCTGTTAATACCGATTTTTAGTTGAAAAAGTGCAGTGTGGCTTACGGCTTTCACTTTCAGTTACAGCTTTCAGTTTCAGTGTGGATAGGCTATAAATGTAACGTTCCTGTGTAGCTATATTCCCAAAAACCTGAAAAACGGGACCGTCGCTGTTTCCATTTTCGCACGAATATAGACCTAATTCGGAGGAAAACTAATAAATGTGTCATATGGCTTCACAATGGACATTTCCGGAAGGGAATAGCTAATATAAAAACCAAGGAACGGTTATGCCAGCCGTACCTGTTTTTTGAACAACGTAAATGAATTGAATTCAATGTCTGTTTCTTCGCGCTTGAACAGATAAACTGCTATTCGATGCGAGGAGGGAGTTGGTGGAGAGAGTATCGAGCCATGTGCTCTTGCAGCTGCTGGATGACCTTTTGCAGGACAGGGTTGTGAACGACGGAGAAAAGGACGCTGTGATCGAGGAGAACAAAAGCACAGCAGATAAGGCGCGATGCCTCTTGGATAAAGTGCGAAAGCGAGGCCCGAAGGCCTGTGGGAAATTCATCTCCCGGCTGCAGGAACGAGACCCTGACCTGTGTGAGCTCCTGAACCTGGGCCCGGTCTCGCCACCTGCACCGCCAGGTGAGTGCGTGCTGAAGCAGGTGATCTCCGTGTTGCGTCTGACGTGCATCTCAGTTAATCCCGAATCATCGATTCAACATAACAACATAATCTTAAAGGCAATTCAGATTATATACAaatttgaaaatacaatttgcAAACATGATTACGGATTAAAACGGATTAAAATTAATtgcaatgtattattattattattattattattattattattattattattattattatgattatgttcTTGTTGTAAAATGATTACTAGTATGATTGGATTCCAACTCCTTGACATACAATTCACAACTGTCACAATAGTGGACAAAATTCATAagtgaatacatttgaataatgaaataatattttgcactttaagACTTTAAAGTGACTATAGTTAAGtagaggaacagaaaatatgttgtttaaGGATGATAAAGTTAAGAATGAGATTTAAGTTAAGTGAGATGAAAGAGTACATTACTGGCatagcagcaggaggaggtgcaggttcattacacagtgcagcaggaggtggtgcaggttcattacacacagtgcagcaggaggtgcaggttcattacactatagtgcagcaggaggaggtgcaggttcattacactacagtgcagcaggaggaggtgcaggttgcTGAGAGTCGCTCTGGTATGTAGCTGAAgcctgtgttgctgtgtgttttcaGCCCCATCGGAGCTGTCCCTCCCGCTCCCTCAGCAGGAGGTGACCTGCTCGCCATCTCAGCAGGAGCCTAGCGCAGTGCTCATCCCCTGCACCCCACAGTTCAAGAAGGCCCtgctggagaaggagggggCTGAGGTATGAGCTCACTGGCCCAGTGAACTTCGTCAGGACTGGCCGCAGCTGGGGAATCCTGCTCAGCCTTTTAGACCACCTTAAAAATCCAGTGCAaacgttttattttgttatgatCTTGTGTATATCAGGGTTCGTAAACCCCAATTCCCAGAGACTGCATGTGAACCAGTCTTGTTGAGCTAACTAGCCAGTTCAATCATAGATTAGAccacaagaaaatattttacctGAGGAAGTTGAGCAAGTTAATGTTAAAATTTcagattatgaaaaaaaaatattgttgtaaTTGATGTAGTTATTTCCAATAAATCCAAAAATACATGTGACCCTGGAATGACGATTCACACCTCTGGTGtcaactgtaataataataataataataataataataataaacaacaccAGCTGGTGATTTTGAGGGTTCAGATATATTTTTACACCATGATGATCTTGTGTAGGTGATGGCACAGCGTGATGAACAGTGTAGTGATGATGTGCAGGTTGCTCTTGTTTAACTTAATGGCGGTTCTGGTTTCCTGTTCCATCAGCTTTACCCCATGAAGGAGAAGGGTCAGCGCAAGCGCATGGCTCTGCTCATCAACAATGTCAAGTTTGACCACCTGTCTGAGAGGCGCGGGGCCGAAAAAGATGTAGAGAACATGGAGAAACTACTCAAAGCGCTGGGCTACACTGTGGAGACACACAGGGATCTGTCTGCCCAGgtacacacaggagagacacagccACCTGGCTGACAAGATACACACAGGAGACACATAGCTAAAGGATCCTTGTGAAATCGCCTCTTACAGCATATATATGGTacctattggactcatatggACTTTGATAATTCACTCATATTTCACAGTGCATCTACATACAGGACATGTGGCTGAGAACTTCACTGGGGAAGGGTGGGAACTGTGTCTTTATCGAGAACATCCCTTTTGGAGAAGAAATGGGTCAAGTCCACGTTCCTGAACTTATAGAACTAAGAAGCGTATGGCTTCAGTCGGGCTGATGTCACGGTCTGTAGCAAGCGGTCGCTGATGTCCCTGGTTATGTGTGCAGTaagctgcatttgtgtgtttgcaggccATGGATGAAGCTGTCAAAGGGTTCTCTCAGCATCAGGCCCATTTGGAGTCGGACAGCACGTTTGTGGTGATCATGTCCCATGGAAAGAGGGATGCCATCTGCGGGATCCACTATAACCCTAAACACCCCCAGGAAAATAACCTCTTCCTCATTGACAATATCttcacacacctcaacacagaGAACTGTGCTGGGCTGCGCAACAAACCCAAAGTCATTGTGATCCAGGCGTGCAGAGGGGgtatgctgtgtgtgaatgtgttattctagaggaaagtgtgtgtgttattctagaggaaagtgtgtttgtgtgtgtgaatgtgttattctagaggaaagtgtgtgtgaatgtgttattctagaggaaagtgtgtgtgaatgtgttattctagaggaaagtgtgtgtgtgtgtgtgaatgtgttattctagaggaaagtgtgtgtgaatgtgttattctagaggaaagtgtgtgtgaatgtgttattctagaggaaagtgtgtatgaatgtgttattctagaggaaagtgtgtgtgaatgtgttattctagaggaaagtgtgtgtgaatgtgttattctagaggaaagtgtgtgtgaatgtgttattctagaggaaagtgtgtgaatgtgttattctagaggaaagtgtgtgtgaatttttttttttctagaggaaagtgtgtgtgaatgtgttattctagaggaaagtgtgtgtgtgtgtgtgtgtgaatgtgttattctagaggaaagtgtgtgaatgtgttattctagaggaaagtgtgtgtgaatgtgttattctagaggaaagtgtgtgtgaatgtgttattctagaggaaagtgtgaatgtgttattctagaggaaagtgtgtgtgaatgtgttattctagaggaaagtgtgtgtgtgtgtgtgaatgtgttattctagaggaaagtgtgtgtgaatgtgttattctagaggaaagtgtgtgtgtgtgtgtgtgtgaatgtgttactctagaggaaagtgtgtgtgaatgtgttattctagaggaaagtgtgtgtgtgtgtgtgaatgtgttactctagaggaaagtgtgtgtgaatttgttattctagaggaaagtgtgtgtgaatgtgttattctagaggaaagtgtgtgctcaaatgtattattgtgaagtgtgtgtaaatgtgtgttattctagctgaaagtgtgtgtaaatgtgtgttattctaGGTGAAATCGGGACAGTCTGGGTGAGTGACAGTGCTTCTGCGCCCAAATCTCTGGAGGATGACGGCATGTGGAGGGAACTCAAGGAGAGAGATTTTGCCTGTCTCATGGCCTGCACCCCTGGTAGGCGTCCATCTTACAGGCAGCCCCATTCCTCCTGAGTCCCTGGGGGTTCCCCAAATGTAGGCCTCAGATCCAACACTCCAGAAATCAACTGGGAAATATTATGTTGGCCATATAGTAGAATATGACAGAACAGCTACGAGTCACATGTGTAAGATTTATACTCATTACTGAGTAGCTGCTTAATATAtggttcattattgttatttcaaCCCAAAAGTGGAGACAGGTTAGAAATGACCTTTATATGTTGCACAACtttctcatttttcatttgtaacAAACAACTCCAAATAAATGTGTACTGTCTATAAtaaattgtatgtgtgtatatataaatatatatatattataaataaatatgatcaTCAAAAGGTCTGACTGCATTGTCTCCACTTAGACACCATGTCCTACAGAGATCGTGAGAAAGGAGCCATTTTAATCCAGAAGCTTGTGGAGACCATCAATACACACGCCCACAAGGACCATATTGAGGAACTGTTCCGGAAGGCCAGTATTAATAGCACATTGTCTGATGGAGCCCTAATCCAGCTCTGCCTAAACTAGCCCTTAGGCCTGATTCTCTCAGTTTAAAGAACATGCTGCTGTTTGTTTAATGCTCATTACGGTAGATTTACTGCTCTTATTTCATGTGCAATGGGGCTGCACATTAGCCTCTTGGGATTAACCCATCATCCCTGATCTTTGCACTTGTGTTTATCTAATAGAAGCTGCTAAATTGCAGTGGAGAAATTGTTATTGCAGTTTAATGTGACACTCCCATGTTTATTTCTCCAACAGGTTAGGTATCAGTTTGACGGTTCCAAATGTCAGATGCCAGTCACAGACAGAACGTCTTTGGGCAAGAAGTTCTACTTATTCCCTGGACTGTGATCCCTGCCTTCACCGGCCTATTCCAGATGAATCCACTTTTTAAAATCCAGATTAGTCAACTGCTCTCTTAATCCAGATTagtccactgcttgctctcttaaCCCAGATTAGTCCACTGCTTGCTTTCTCTATCCAGATTAGTTATTGGAGGCAGCTCTTGTTGTGTTAATGACATAAAATAGCTCCAATAATACAAATTGTAAGAGACGTGAAATCAATTTTCTATCTGCAAAATGTTTCTGTTCTTATTGATGCTTCTTGTGCTTCTGAGTTGTAAAACAGACCTTACACGTGCTAATATCCAACATGCTTTTCGTgtaactacttttttttttaatgcattgtgtcAGAATTGCCACCTTTTGTATTACAAACATACTATGTATGTGTTGCAAAGATATACTTTTTTAACAGACTGTACTGCAAGTAACACAAAATGAGTCCTTCACTAGGCATGGAGGGCATATGTCAAAGAAAATATCAAAGAAAAagtaatatataatttcaaagagagagagagtaggccCTATGTAATCATGTACTTCAGCAAGTTTATCACATTCAATGagatgggtgtgtggggggtttggacctaaaatgcacgactcagaaaccgtagtgtagtaaag encodes:
- the LOC133107843 gene encoding caspase-1-like yields the protein MADKLLFDARRELVERVSSHVLLQLLDDLLQDRVVNDGEKDAVIEENKSTADKARCLLDKVRKRGPKACGKFISRLQERDPDLCELLNLGPVSPPAPPAPSELSLPLPQQEVTCSPSQQEPSAVLIPCTPQFKKALLEKEGAELYPMKEKGQRKRMALLINNVKFDHLSERRGAEKDVENMEKLLKALGYTVETHRDLSAQAMDEAVKGFSQHQAHLESDSTFVVIMSHGKRDAICGIHYNPKHPQENNLFLIDNIFTHLNTENCAGLRNKPKVIVIQACRGGEIGTVWVSDSASAPKSLEDDGMWRELKERDFACLMACTPDTMSYRDREKGAILIQKLVETINTHAHKDHIEELFRKVRYQFDGSKCQMPVTDRTSLGKKFYLFPGL